One region of Polynucleobacter sp. Adler-ghost genomic DNA includes:
- a CDS encoding OsmC domain/YcaO domain-containing protein, with the protein MEIKVHFLDKLRLEAKFDDFTVIADQPIRYKGDGSAPGPFDYFLASSALCAAYFVKLYCDTRNISTEHIRLSQNNIVDPENRYQQIFKIQVELPEDISANDRQGILRSIERCTVKKVVQAGPEFVIEEVKNLDADAQTLLALKPDSNLSTYIAGKDLPLEQTIANMSGVLANLGIKIEIASWRNLIPNVWSLHIRDAHSPMCFTNGKGSTKESALASALGEYIERLSNNHFYAGAYWGEEIANGAFVHYPNERWFKPGPKDTLPKEILDEYCLNVFNADGELRGSHLIDTNSGNSERGICSLPYQRQSDGKTVYFPSNLIENLYVSNGMSAGNTLAEAQVQCLSEIFERAVKREILEREITLPDVPQEVLAKYPSILAGIQGLEEQGFPVLVKDASLGGVYPVMCVTLMNPRTGGVFASFGAHPSLEVALERSLTELLQGRSLEGLNDLPPPTFASEAVTEPNNFVEHFIDSSGIVSWRFFSTKPDYDFVEWDFSGKGQNSNDEELASLFGILKSIGKEAYVAVYDQLGAIACRILVPGYSEVYPIEDLVWDNTNKALLFRADILNIANLDDASLGALLERLENNELDEYGDIATLIGIEFDENTPWGQLTVLELKLLIHLALKQLDEAHELVGAFLQYNDNTVERKLFYQALNAVLEIALDDDLALDDYIVNLRRMFSSERMDAVVGSVDGTTRFYGLTPTSMKLEGLDRHHRLIDSYRKLHAARAKLTGATS; encoded by the coding sequence ATGGAAATAAAGGTTCATTTTCTCGATAAGCTACGCCTTGAAGCCAAGTTCGATGACTTCACGGTAATTGCTGATCAGCCCATCCGTTACAAAGGTGACGGTTCGGCCCCGGGCCCCTTTGATTATTTCTTAGCTTCGTCAGCCTTATGTGCAGCCTATTTTGTGAAGTTATATTGTGATACGCGCAATATCTCAACTGAGCATATTCGCCTTTCTCAAAATAATATTGTCGACCCAGAAAATCGTTACCAACAGATTTTCAAAATTCAAGTTGAGCTGCCCGAAGATATTTCTGCCAACGATCGGCAAGGTATTTTGCGCTCCATCGAGCGCTGCACAGTGAAGAAGGTGGTGCAAGCAGGTCCAGAGTTTGTGATTGAAGAGGTTAAAAACTTAGATGCCGATGCTCAAACTTTATTGGCTTTAAAGCCAGATTCAAATTTGAGCACTTACATTGCCGGAAAGGATTTACCGCTAGAGCAAACTATTGCCAATATGTCTGGTGTGTTGGCTAATTTAGGAATTAAGATTGAGATCGCTTCGTGGCGCAATTTAATCCCGAATGTATGGTCTTTGCATATTCGCGATGCACACTCACCAATGTGCTTTACCAATGGCAAGGGTTCTACAAAAGAAAGCGCTCTTGCCTCAGCCTTAGGTGAGTATATCGAGCGACTGAGTAATAACCATTTCTACGCGGGCGCTTACTGGGGTGAAGAGATTGCTAATGGCGCTTTTGTCCACTATCCGAATGAGCGCTGGTTTAAGCCTGGCCCTAAAGATACCCTACCTAAAGAAATACTTGATGAGTATTGCCTCAACGTTTTTAACGCTGATGGCGAGTTGCGTGGGTCACATTTAATTGATACCAATTCTGGTAATAGCGAGCGCGGGATTTGTTCTTTGCCTTATCAGCGCCAGTCCGATGGCAAGACTGTGTATTTTCCTTCGAACCTGATTGAAAATCTCTATGTCAGTAATGGCATGAGCGCTGGTAATACGCTGGCTGAAGCTCAGGTGCAATGCTTATCTGAGATATTTGAGCGAGCAGTTAAACGTGAGATTCTTGAACGTGAAATTACTTTGCCAGATGTTCCGCAAGAAGTGCTCGCAAAGTACCCTAGCATCTTGGCGGGTATTCAGGGCCTTGAGGAGCAGGGCTTTCCAGTGCTAGTAAAGGACGCTTCACTGGGCGGTGTATATCCAGTTATGTGCGTTACCTTGATGAACCCAAGAACAGGCGGAGTGTTTGCATCATTCGGTGCGCACCCAAGTTTAGAGGTGGCGTTGGAGCGAAGTTTGACTGAGCTACTTCAGGGACGCAGTTTAGAGGGCCTCAATGATTTACCCCCACCCACTTTTGCAAGTGAAGCGGTCACTGAACCCAATAACTTTGTTGAGCACTTTATTGATTCGAGCGGCATCGTCTCTTGGCGTTTTTTTAGCACAAAACCAGATTACGATTTTGTTGAGTGGGACTTTTCCGGTAAAGGTCAAAACTCGAACGATGAAGAGCTTGCTAGCTTGTTCGGCATTCTTAAATCCATTGGCAAAGAAGCTTACGTTGCAGTGTATGACCAGCTTGGGGCAATTGCATGTCGGATCTTAGTGCCAGGCTATTCTGAGGTTTATCCAATTGAAGATTTGGTTTGGGATAACACGAATAAGGCATTACTGTTCCGCGCCGATATTTTGAATATAGCCAATTTAGATGATGCAAGCTTAGGCGCACTGCTTGAGCGCTTGGAAAATAATGAGCTTGACGAGTACGGTGATATCGCCACGCTGATCGGTATCGAGTTTGATGAAAATACGCCCTGGGGTCAGCTAACCGTGTTGGAGTTGAAGCTGCTTATTCATCTTGCCTTAAAGCAACTTGACGAGGCGCATGAGCTCGTTGGTGCCTTCCTCCAGTACAACGACAATACAGTCGAGCGTAAATTGTTTTATCAGGCCTTAAATGCAGTGTTAGAGATAGCGCTAGATGATGACTTAGCGCTTGATGACTACATAGTTAACCTTCGCCGGATGTTTAGTAGCGAGAGAATGGATGCTGTAGTGGGGTCCGTAGATGGAACTACCCGCTTCTATGGCCTGACCCCCACAAGCATGAAGCTCGAGGGCCTCGATAGGCATCACCGTTTGATTGATAGTTATAGAAAATTGCATGCTGCCAGAGCTAAATTAACAGGCGCGACCAGTTAG
- a CDS encoding response regulator → MASILVVDDEMGIRELLNEILTDEGHTVYAAESAMQARTIREQMRPDLVLLDIWMPDVDGISLLKEWSKTGQLTMPVVMMSGHATIDTAVEATRIGALNFLEKPIALQKLLKTVSKALESSPKYVELAEEKMSVAPSTSPSPKAVVSEQASQVQSGEYISGIAKTYFDLPLREARDLFEKAYFEHQMIIMGGSMTKISEYTGLERTHLYRKLKALGIDTSRNKAEQ, encoded by the coding sequence ATGGCAAGTATTTTGGTGGTCGACGATGAGATGGGAATTCGTGAGCTTCTCAATGAGATTCTGACGGATGAGGGCCATACCGTGTATGCGGCTGAGAGTGCTATGCAGGCTCGAACAATTCGCGAACAAATGCGTCCAGACCTTGTCTTGCTTGATATTTGGATGCCAGATGTTGACGGTATTAGCTTGTTAAAGGAGTGGTCTAAAACTGGGCAGCTCACCATGCCTGTGGTGATGATGTCTGGGCATGCCACGATTGATACTGCTGTTGAGGCTACCCGCATAGGCGCACTCAATTTCTTAGAAAAGCCGATTGCGCTCCAAAAGCTACTCAAGACGGTAAGTAAGGCCTTAGAAAGTTCGCCTAAGTATGTTGAGCTCGCTGAAGAAAAAATGTCAGTAGCACCCTCAACAAGTCCAAGCCCTAAAGCGGTAGTCAGTGAGCAAGCCTCACAAGTTCAGAGCGGCGAGTACATCAGCGGGATTGCAAAAACTTATTTTGATTTACCGCTTCGAGAGGCTAGGGACTTATTCGAAAAAGCCTACTTCGAGCATCAAATGATTATCATGGGTGGCAGCATGACCAAAATTTCTGAATACACTGGCCTAGAGCGGACCCATCTATATCGCAAGCTAAAAGCTTTAGGAATCGATACTTCACGCAATAAAGCTGAGCAATAA
- a CDS encoding ATP-binding protein — MKISLDFIGSNAFEKDAWKRRALPTAMALIGTFALLLLALLSIATSNTEFFDNYFIWLYAANVVIGICLTLVILTLVTVIAIRWRKGRFGTRLVAKLAMIFALVGVVPGLILYGVSLQFVSRSIETWFDVQVESALDAGLELGRVTLRVAQEEILAEGNYIAEQIVAVPSGTSSEQVAAIVMKARNQFGIQEVSLFNIGRNLILTSEARPKKYFPAPSPDVIADAFRKKGATFIDQIEADGGQRGYRVRAIVPIVRKKQAPGKDVEDKYFLQLVRFIPGPLAKNIVAVESAYGDYQERSLGRTGLRKMFVGTLTLTLFFALFVAVTLALILGRQLARPLLMLLKGTQAVAQGDLSPKPELDTGDELGMLTRQFNVMTRQLADTRTSLQESKSFLETVLGNLTAGVCIFDKNFNMVSSNAGADRIFGQDLTQMDGRPLSDSPSLVEFDQAIKEGFATMKLAVGVEGSQTAKDKNTSAPVWQKQIQLHSTNEFENEPGVTLFIRGTELTADLRMVVFDDITDVVSAQRSIAWSEVARRLAHEIKNPLTPIQLSAERLQHKLAGKLSPEQEEMMNRSTETIIGQVQAMKQMVNDFRDFAKTPSPQLKPVSINTLTQEILGLYEGSPIKTRLDPRSPNIMGDPTQLRQIIHNLLQNAQDATLEGIHQSEPVEVKTELVPYGELNGVPQNAVRLTISDSGSGFPAKILARAFEPYVTTKSKGTGLGLAVVKKIVDDHGAKIEIRNRMQADEVIGAQVSILFMNLAKEAA, encoded by the coding sequence ATGAAGATATCTTTAGACTTCATTGGGTCAAATGCGTTTGAAAAAGACGCCTGGAAAAGGCGTGCATTGCCCACGGCAATGGCATTGATTGGCACCTTTGCACTTTTATTGTTGGCACTCTTATCAATTGCAACATCTAATACCGAGTTCTTTGATAACTACTTCATTTGGCTTTATGCAGCCAATGTGGTGATTGGAATTTGTCTAACCTTAGTCATTTTGACCTTGGTGACTGTGATTGCGATTCGTTGGCGTAAAGGGCGTTTTGGGACGCGGCTAGTGGCAAAGTTGGCCATGATTTTTGCTTTAGTTGGAGTTGTCCCAGGATTAATTTTGTATGGAGTTTCTCTACAGTTCGTATCTCGGAGCATTGAAACCTGGTTCGATGTTCAGGTGGAGTCCGCACTAGATGCGGGTCTTGAATTAGGGCGCGTTACCTTGCGAGTTGCTCAAGAAGAAATTCTGGCTGAGGGTAATTATATTGCCGAGCAAATAGTCGCAGTTCCTTCGGGCACAAGTTCAGAGCAGGTTGCCGCCATAGTGATGAAAGCACGCAACCAATTTGGCATTCAAGAGGTTAGTTTGTTTAATATTGGGCGTAACCTGATATTGACAAGCGAGGCACGACCCAAGAAATATTTTCCTGCACCCAGCCCAGACGTGATTGCAGACGCTTTTAGAAAGAAAGGCGCCACCTTTATAGATCAAATTGAAGCGGATGGTGGTCAACGAGGTTATCGAGTAAGAGCTATTGTGCCGATTGTTCGTAAAAAGCAGGCTCCCGGAAAAGATGTAGAAGATAAATATTTTTTACAGTTAGTGCGATTCATTCCTGGGCCATTGGCTAAGAATATTGTTGCGGTTGAGTCTGCCTATGGTGACTATCAAGAGAGGTCATTAGGCCGAACTGGTTTGCGAAAAATGTTTGTGGGTACGCTGACCTTAACTTTGTTCTTTGCCTTATTTGTTGCAGTTACTTTGGCCTTAATTCTGGGTCGTCAGTTGGCTCGACCCCTACTGATGCTTTTAAAAGGAACGCAGGCTGTTGCCCAAGGCGATTTATCACCCAAGCCCGAGTTAGATACAGGCGATGAGCTAGGGATGTTGACGCGTCAATTTAATGTGATGACCCGCCAGCTTGCCGACACCAGAACTTCCCTACAAGAATCCAAATCATTTTTGGAAACGGTATTGGGTAATTTAACTGCCGGGGTTTGTATCTTCGATAAAAACTTTAATATGGTTTCTAGCAATGCCGGCGCTGATCGTATCTTTGGGCAAGATTTAACGCAAATGGATGGGCGCCCTTTAAGTGATAGCCCCAGTCTTGTCGAGTTTGATCAAGCCATCAAAGAGGGTTTTGCCACCATGAAGCTGGCTGTTGGCGTAGAGGGTAGTCAAACAGCAAAAGATAAAAATACATCAGCGCCAGTGTGGCAAAAACAGATTCAGCTGCATAGTACAAACGAGTTTGAAAATGAGCCTGGCGTTACTTTATTTATACGTGGAACTGAATTAACAGCAGATTTGCGTATGGTGGTGTTTGATGACATCACTGACGTAGTGAGTGCGCAGCGCTCAATTGCTTGGAGCGAGGTGGCTAGACGTCTGGCCCACGAGATTAAGAACCCACTCACCCCTATACAGCTCTCAGCAGAGAGGTTGCAGCATAAGTTGGCTGGCAAGTTGAGCCCTGAGCAGGAAGAGATGATGAATCGCAGTACGGAAACCATCATTGGACAGGTGCAGGCCATGAAGCAAATGGTGAATGACTTCAGAGACTTTGCTAAGACGCCAAGTCCGCAACTGAAGCCTGTTTCGATCAATACTTTGACGCAAGAGATTCTGGGCTTGTATGAAGGAAGTCCCATAAAGACTCGGCTTGATCCGCGCTCACCAAATATTATGGGTGACCCCACACAACTCAGGCAGATTATTCATAATCTTTTACAAAATGCGCAAGATGCTACTCTTGAGGGTATTCATCAATCTGAGCCGGTTGAAGTAAAAACAGAATTAGTGCCTTATGGTGAACTGAATGGTGTGCCACAAAATGCGGTGCGTTTAACAATAAGTGATAGCGGTTCAGGTTTTCCAGCTAAGATATTGGCAAGAGCCTTTGAGCCCTATGTAACAACGAAGAGTAAGGGTACTGGATTGGGCTTGGCGGTGGTGAAGAAAATCGTAGATGATCACGGTGCCAAGATCGAAATCCGGAATCGCATGCAGGCGGATGAGGTGATCGGTGCGCAAGTATCAATTTTGTTTATGAATCTGGCAAAAGAGGCAGCATAA
- a CDS encoding DUF4390 domain-containing protein has product MSQGIKQFTLCVLIALSLFSVAVRAEGIKLKTADLERVDNDWLLNATFKIELTPGLEDAVQKGIVLYFQTEFDLTRSRWYWFDEKPALAQRSTRLSYQPMTQQYRIASEGFTFSANTMFEALQAVGSIGGWRVIDGGQIDSSKSYTAALRMSLDLGKLPKPFQINALNNRDWNVTSDWVRFPFSHNGPNLIKR; this is encoded by the coding sequence ATGAGCCAAGGCATTAAACAATTCACCCTTTGTGTTTTGATAGCCCTGAGTCTATTTTCAGTGGCGGTGCGTGCAGAGGGAATCAAGCTCAAAACTGCCGATCTGGAGCGTGTGGATAACGATTGGCTGCTGAATGCCACGTTTAAGATTGAGTTAACACCGGGCTTAGAGGACGCTGTTCAAAAAGGCATTGTTTTATATTTTCAAACTGAGTTTGACTTAACACGTTCGCGTTGGTACTGGTTTGATGAAAAGCCTGCGCTTGCTCAACGATCAACCCGTCTTTCTTATCAACCAATGACTCAGCAATACCGCATTGCTTCTGAAGGCTTTACCTTTTCTGCCAACACCATGTTTGAGGCTTTACAGGCTGTTGGAAGTATTGGGGGTTGGAGGGTAATTGATGGCGGCCAGATTGATTCGAGCAAGTCTTACACTGCAGCGTTAAGAATGAGCCTAGATTTAGGTAAGTTGCCCAAGCCATTTCAGATAAATGCGCTCAACAATCGCGACTGGAATGTCACAAGTGACTGGGTGCGCTTCCCGTTTTCACACAATGGCCCTAACTTAATTAAACGATGA
- the rsmB gene encoding 16S rRNA (cytosine(967)-C(5))-methyltransferase RsmB, with product MTDQKTPRSLPLSEAITISAQAIGEVMVGRSLTEVLDQLESHERPIVQSLTFDALRKWVRSHEFIQQFIPKAPPPEVEHLLSVAIALFLQGGSDGRGYAAHTIVDQAVKACSAYEPTMYAKGLVNAVLRKISLAVQAENEKPYAPDPIPMFFPPWWRASLKRNYSKTWQAMLIQQAQRAPLILRVNIKQHTRKEYQELLHQAGIAAEPIDSVAGVALDSALLLQEAVPVSDLPGFYSGAVSVQDAGAQIAAVLLDPKPGERILDACAAPGGKTAHLLELAQCDMTALELDGERLRKIGGNLDRLRLQSDLVRVVRGDASKAAWWDGKLFDKILLDAPCSASGIVARHPDIPFLRREADIKALQFRQRAILEQAWKMLKIGGTLLYVTCSVFPEEGEEQATWFAAEHADALRLSAPGQILPAELNDGFYYALFKKNGP from the coding sequence TTGACCGATCAAAAAACACCGCGCAGTCTTCCGCTATCAGAGGCAATCACTATTTCTGCGCAAGCAATTGGTGAAGTAATGGTAGGTCGATCGCTCACCGAAGTGTTAGATCAGCTAGAGTCTCATGAGCGACCTATTGTCCAAAGCCTCACGTTTGATGCCTTACGTAAGTGGGTGAGATCACATGAATTCATTCAACAATTTATCCCAAAGGCACCTCCACCAGAGGTAGAGCACTTATTAAGTGTTGCGATTGCTTTGTTTTTACAGGGCGGATCTGATGGCAGGGGTTATGCAGCGCATACAATCGTTGATCAAGCTGTAAAAGCTTGCAGCGCATATGAGCCCACGATGTATGCAAAGGGTCTAGTGAATGCAGTGCTTCGCAAGATTAGCCTTGCGGTACAGGCTGAAAATGAAAAGCCTTATGCGCCAGATCCTATTCCCATGTTTTTCCCACCCTGGTGGCGAGCTAGCCTGAAGCGAAACTATTCAAAGACTTGGCAAGCCATGCTGATTCAGCAGGCCCAACGAGCCCCCTTGATTTTGCGGGTAAATATTAAACAGCATACGCGCAAGGAATATCAAGAGTTATTGCATCAAGCTGGTATCGCAGCCGAACCAATTGATAGTGTTGCTGGGGTCGCATTGGATTCCGCTTTGTTATTACAGGAGGCGGTGCCAGTTTCAGACTTACCAGGCTTTTATAGTGGCGCAGTTTCTGTTCAAGACGCAGGGGCACAAATTGCGGCTGTATTGTTAGATCCAAAACCAGGTGAGCGCATATTGGATGCCTGTGCTGCACCGGGCGGGAAGACCGCTCACTTACTGGAGTTGGCGCAGTGCGATATGACAGCCTTGGAGTTAGATGGTGAGCGTCTTAGAAAAATTGGCGGCAATTTAGACCGTTTGCGTCTGCAGTCTGATCTCGTTCGCGTGGTACGCGGTGATGCCTCAAAGGCAGCATGGTGGGATGGCAAGCTGTTTGACAAAATTCTTTTGGATGCACCTTGCTCAGCATCGGGTATTGTTGCAAGGCACCCTGACATTCCTTTTTTGCGACGTGAGGCTGATATTAAGGCTTTGCAATTTAGGCAGCGCGCCATTTTGGAGCAAGCCTGGAAGATGCTCAAGATTGGCGGCACACTTTTGTACGTAACCTGCTCGGTATTTCCAGAGGAGGGCGAGGAGCAGGCGACGTGGTTTGCTGCGGAGCATGCTGATGCATTACGATTAAGCGCACCAGGGCAAATTTTGCCTGCTGAGCTAAATGACGGTTTTTACTATGCTTTGTTTAAGAAAAATGGGCCATGA